Sequence from the Pedobacter sp. D749 genome:
TCTTTCCCTGCCGGAAAGCATCTATATTTGAACAAATAACTTATTAAAAATGAATACTGTATTTAAGATCACTCTTAAACCACAGAGACCTATTCATGATCATAAACCAAAAACAATTCAATGAAATTTAAACTATTTACTTTGGCTTGTTTTCTTATTACAGGTTCTTTAGCGAAGGCGCAAACAATCTATCAATGGAAAACAGGAACATCTGGTGGCTTTACCTACAAGTACGTTACCAACGACCCAACCAAAACACGTTTTTATACGTTAAAAAACGGTTTGACTGTAATTTTATCTCAAAACAACAAAGAGCCAAATATTACTTACAAAATGGCGGTAAGAGCGGGCAGTAATACCGATCCGCGTACCAATACCGGTTTGGCGCATTACTTAGAACACCTTTTATTTAAAGGAACAGATAAATTTGGAACGCTAAATTATGCCAAAGAGAAACCACTTTTAGATAAGATCGAAGCACTTTACGAAACGTACATCAAAACTACCGATCCGGCCAAACGTAAGGAGATTTATAAGGAAATAGACAAAACATCAGGCGAAGCTTCTAATTATTCTATCGCAAACGAATACGATAAAATGATGAAATCGATCGGAAGTAATGCAACCAACGCGCATACCGCTGTAGAAGAAACCGTTTACGAAGAAGACCTTCCATCAAATGCCATTGATAAATTTTTGGCTGTGCAGGCTGAGCGTTTCCGAAATCCTGTATTTCGCATCTTCCATACCGAATTAGAAGCTGTTTACGAAGAAAAAAACATCGGCATGGATAACGATGGTCGTAAAATGTACGAAAAAATGTTATATGCATTGTTTCCAACACATAACTACGGCCAACAGACCACCATTGGTACTGTTGAACATTTGAAAAATCCATCCTTAGTCGAAATCAGAAAATATTACAACAAATATTATGTGCCTAATAATATGGCCTTAATTATGAGTGGTGATATTAATTATGATGATTTAATTAAAAAAATCGACAAAGATTTTGCTTACATGGTTCCTAAACCATTTGCACTTTACAACCCTGCGCCAGAAAAACCATTAACCCAGGTTCAAACGGTTGATATTTACGGTCCAAGTGCCGAAAACTTATATATTGCTTACCGGGGCTTTGCCCAAAATACCCACCAAAGTTTACTGTTAGATTTAATCGGAAGCATTTTATCTAATGGCAAAGCGGGTTTAATGGATATCAACATTAACCAGCAACAAAAAATGTTGCGTGCAGGTGCTGGTTATAACTCCATGAAAGATTACGGAATCTTCATTTTATCTGGTTCTCCGAAAGCCGGACAAAGTTTAGAAGAGGCCCAAAAATTATTATTAGAGCAGGTAGAATTGCTTAAAAAAGGCGAGTTCGACGAAAGCCTGATTAAAGCAACTGTTGCCAACATTAAACTGGCCGAACTACAAAGTTTTGACAATAACGACGTTCGCGCAGATTTTGCAATGAATGCCTTTATCCAAAACCGCGGCACAGAATGGGATAAAACCTTAGCCTCAACCGATGCCATGGCCAAAGTAACCAAAAAGGAAATTGTAGAGTTTGCCAACAAGTTTTTCATTAATAACTATGCTGCTATCTTAAAACATAAAGGTGAAGACAAAAGCATTGTTAAAGTAGAAAAACCTACAATTACAGCAGTAAAAACCAATGCTAACGAAGTTTCTCCATTTACCAAAAACATTATCGATGCTCCGGTAAAACCGATCGCACCTAAGTTTTTAGATTACACCAAAGACCTTAATTTTGGTAAAGCAGGTATTGCCGATGTAATTGCCATACAAAATACAGAAAATGGCATTTTCCGTATGGGTTACCGTTTTGATATGGGTTCTTATAACTACAAATTGCTGCCTTATGCTGCGCAATACCTATCTTTTTTAAGTACCGATAAATATTCTGCAGAAGATATCAGCAAAGCATTCTATAATATTGCCTGTAGCTATAGTATCAATGTAGGTACTGATGTAACTACCGTTTCTATCACCGGTTTACAAGAGAATTTTGATAAAGCAGTGGCTTTGCTTGAAGATGTTTTAGCACATTGTAAACCAAACGAAAAAGCTTTAGAAGATTTAAAAGGCCGTTTGTTAAAATCAAGAGATAACAACAAATTAAATAAATCGTCAATTCTAAGTGGTTTAATGAGTTATGCACAGTATGGTGCAGATAATCCTTTTAATTACGGATTAACCAATGATGAGATCAAAAACATTAAATCGGCAGATTTGATCTACCTTTTACACAACCTTACCAATTACAAACACACCATTACCTATTACGGACCTAAAACATTGCCTGCATTTTCTGCTGATATTGTAAAAGCACATCCATTGGCAAAAGAATTTACTGATGCTGCACCGCTTAAGAAATTTGTTTATACCAAAACCGATTCGAACAAAGTATACTTTGCCGATTACGATATGGTACAGGCCGAAATCCGTTGGGTACGCAATGGTGGATTGTACGATCCGGCAAATGCTGCAAAAATTGCTTTATTTAACAACTATTTTGGTGGTGGCATGGGTTCGGTTGTATTCCAAACCATCCGCGAATCTAAAGCCTTAGCTTATTCTACTTTTGCAGTATATTCTTCTCCAAACACCAAAGAGAAAGAGAATGCAATTATTGCTTATGTAGGTACACAGGCCGATAAAATGAACGAAGCTGTAGCAGGTATGAATGAGTTATTAACCACTTTACCAGAGTCTGATAAATCATTTGACTTATCTAAAGCCAATACCTTAAACGGCCTCGAAACCAACCGTATTACTAAAGATGGTATTATCAACAGCTACCTGGCAGATAAAAAATTAGGTTTCGATCACGACTCAAGGATTGATGAATACGCCAACTTAAAGCCATTAACGTTTAATGATGTAAAATCATTCCATCAAAACAACCTTTCGGGCAAGCCATACAGCTATTGTGTTGTTGCGTCAGAGAAAAAAATCAACATGGCCGATTTAGCCAAATTTGGTCCGGTAACTAAATTGAGCTTAGAGCAGATTTTTGGATACTAACAAGGTTGAAGGTTTGAAGGCGGAGGGTTTAAGGTAAAAACCTTTGCCATAAAATTAAAATTGCAAGCGATTCCCGGAAACGGGGATCGCTTTTTTTATTTAGGTAAAATAGTTCGTTTCCATAGGATAATCGTTCAAATAAGTGCGATGAATATTTAATTATTAATAAAGGTTGGGAAAGCAGTGTTCCGTAGGTTTGTTAGCATTTCTCCCGGCTTTCCGATCTGATCTTTTTTGCCCAATACCTAAACGGCCAGGCCGCAAAAAAGGATCTCCCCTTCAATCCGGTTTAAAAACGAGATTTGTGCGACTATTTAGGGCTATAAAGCGTACAAAACCACCTCCCATAATTAATTATAGCTAAGCATATTTCAAGGTACTCAAAATTTCCTTCACCGAAAATTTAGCCCCGCAAACAAATTCATCAGCGGCTCCGTAGTAAATAGTCAGTTCATCTCCATTAACGATGTGGCCGTTTGTAAACACCACCTCGCCAAAGAAACCATGCAGTTCATAATCTGCTGTTGGCACCATAATCGGTTCTTCGGTTCTGGCCAGTACTTTCGATGGATCATTTAAATCCATTAAAAAAGCACCCAGGCAATACTGATGTTTCCCGTTTGCACCGTGGTAGATTTCGAGCCATCCTTCTACGGTTTTTATCGGTGCTGCACCGGCGCCCACACGGGCACTATCCCAGTGGTTAGGTCTCGTTTTAACAATACACTTGTGTTTACCCCAATGGATTCCATCTGGAGATTCGGCCAGCCAGATATAATTACCACCCAAAGCCACACTGCTAGGGCGGTGTAAAGCGTAAAATTTACCGTTAATACATTCTTCGAATATGGCGCAGTCTTTATTGTGCGGTGGGATAATCATACCGTGTTTCTCAAAACGCTTCCAATCTTTTGTGGTTCTTAATCCAACCCCTACCCCATGCGCAGATACCGAGGTAAAAGTTAAATAGTAAGTGTTATCGATTAAGGATACACGGCAATCTTCAATGCCAAACGTTTCATCTTCTCCCTCACCCTGCAGTAAAGGATAACCGGCTGGTTGGTAAAAATGTACACCATCATCACTGCAAACCAGCCTTAGATGCGATAACGTGGTTAAATAGTCAGCACCCTGATAATTGATTACCCGTGGATCATTATCTGCCAAAGCAGGGTCTGACTCTGCTATCTCGATAATTTCGATGCCATTTTTTCTTAAAACCGGGAAAGAAATAAGCCCCTGTTTTTGCGCCGGCCGTTCTGCTACGCGTACCAGAAGCCATATTTTATTTTGAAAGGTAAAAACCCCGGGATTTAAAAGACAAACGATTTCTAGTCCTGCCCTACTGGCATTTAGCTCTTTTGGACATAAAATTGGGTTTTCGGGAAATCTTCTTGCAATATCGGACATAAAAAATGTTTTTTAAAGCAAAACAGGCGGCCAAATTGACCGCCTGTTTATCTTATAGAATTGTGACTATAATGAGTTAATCCATTTCACAAGTTCATCTCTTCCCTTGCCGGTTTTTTGTTGCAACTTGCCTAACAATTCATCGTCCTGGCCTTCTTCGTGCTTTAAATCATCATCGGTTAAATCTCCATACGCTTGTTTAACCTTACCTTTTATTTCGTTCCACTTTCCTTTTAATTCTAACTTATCCATGCTCGTATTTTTTATGATAAAACATTCTAATTTCTAACTATATAACAGTTATCGCCTCTTTTTGTTTTGCTTTGAACTCATAAAACCAAATAACGGCCTGATTTTGCTTTACTCCACAGGGTTTTACAGATATTTTTAAGTATATTAAAAAATCATTTCAACAAACTATTCATATTATCAACTAAACTCCTTAATTTGATGAAAAAACTACTCTTTAGTATGCTTTTGTCTCTCGGTGTAATTTCGTTTGCTTTCGCACAAGGCAAGGTAATTACCGGGAAAGTTACATCAGTCTCCGGACCAATTCCGGGTGTTAGTGTATTTGTAAAAGGCTTACCAGCTAACGGCACGCAGAGTGATGCCTCTGGAGCCTTTAAATTAACGGTTGCAGACGATGCAAAAACGCTAGTTTTCAGCTTTATCGGTTACAAAGCCAAAGAATTGCCAATAACTGGGCAAACTATAAACGTAAATCTGGATGAAGAGAACAACACTTTGTCAGATGTGGTTGTGGTGGGATATGGTACGCAGAATAAACGGGATGTGACGGGATCAATAGCAAGAGTTACCGCAGCCGATTTGAAAGACAAACCCCTAACAACTATAGAAAGTGCCTTACAAGGTAAAGCGCCAGGGGTATTTATCAACTCTGGTAGTGGTAAACTGGGCCAGGCGCTTCAAATCCGGGTAAGGGGTATTTCTTCTATTTCGGCAAGTAACCAACCTTTATTCGTTATTGATGGCGTGCCAATAGTAAGTGAAGCATTGGGAACCTATACAGAAGCGGATAACCCGCTTGCGGCCATTAGCCCAGATGATATAGAATCGATGGAAGTTTTAAAAGACGCCGCATCTGCAGCAATTTATGGAGCCAGGGGATCGAACGGGGTTGTGCTGATTACAACTAAAAAAGGCAAGGAAGGAAGAACCAATATCGATTTTGGCTATTATGCCGGCTTCAGCGATCCAACCAAAAAGGGCGAGTTTTTAAATGCCGATCAATACCGTCAATTATTAGATGCATCGTTTAAGTACAACAACTATGACAATGGAGACTATGCCAATGCTGCAGAAATGTGGAAAGATTATACGGGCACAGATGACTGGACGGGCAACAATAATACCAATTGGGTAAACGAAGCTTTTAGAAAAGGACATACTCAACAATACAACTTAAATATTAATGGTGGTGATGCAAAAACAAGGTTTATGCTCTCCGGGAACTATAATAATAATGATGGAATTATAGTGAGCAACCGTTATGTACGTACTGGTGGTCGCTTAAGTGTAGACCATACTGTTTCGAAAATTTTAGATGTTGGAGGATCAGTTAATATCTCTAAAGTAGATAACTACCGTATTCCTACTGATAATGCCTTCTCTAATCCATTACAATTAAATGCCTTGCCACCAATTCAGCCTGTACGTGATGCATCAGGTCAATTAAATGGTTCTACTGTTTATTATAACAGCTTAATTGATTATGATAATGGTAAAAATTTATCAACCACGTACAGAACTTTTGCCAATGCTTATGCAAGTTTAAAAATCACACCCGATTTAGTTTTTAGAAGTGAGTATGGTTTTGATTTTAACAATTTAGAAGAAGAACAGTTTTTAGGATCAAAAACACAGGACGGAGGTAGCACAGGAGGCTATTCTTCCGATTATATGGCTAAATCTATAAACTTCAATACAAACAACACCCTTAATTACACCAAAACATTTAACGAAAAACATAACCTGAATGTATTGGCTGGTTTCGCCTTTCAAGATACGAAGTTCAGGTATTCATCTGTAACTGGAACTACTCTACCGTCAGACAGTTTTACTAAGATTGCAAGTGCAGCAGTAATTTCTGCGGGTGAATCTTCAGAAACCAGACACACTTTTGTTTCGTATCTGGCCAGGGTAAATTATAAATATGAAGAGAAATACCTGCTAAGTGCATCAATAAGAACGGATGGTTCATCAAGGTTTGGTGTAAACAACAGGTATGGAACTTTCCCTGCAGTTTCGGCTGGCTGGATCATTAACCAGGAAGAGTTTTTAAAATCGAGTAGCTGGGTAAGTGTATTAAAACTTAGGGGAAGTTATGGTTTAACGGGTAATGCAGAAATTGGCGATTTTGCTTCCAGAAATTTATATCGTGGGGTTAACTACGCTGGTGTAGGTGGTACACGTCCGAGCCAGTTAGGCGATCCGAATTTAAGCTGGGAAAATACAACCAATTATAATATAGGTTTAGATTTTGGTTTATTCTCAGACCGGATTTCGGGTACGGTTGAATATTACAAAAAGAAAACGACCGATTTACTGCTAAATGCACCAATTGCCGCCACAAATGGTTTTTCAACCATTACGAGGAACATTGGCGATATGCAAAACAAGGGATTTGAATTCTCCTTAAATACCAGAAATTTTGTCGGGGAGTTTAAATGGTCTACCTCTTTTAATATCTCACTCAACAGAAATAAGGTTTTACGTTTGGTTGATGACCAACCTATTTATCCCGGAGGAAGATTTTTAGGTAGAATTGCTGTTGGAGAGCCACTTGGTTACTTTTATGGCAAAGCTTATGCAGGCGTAGATCCGGCCAATGGTGATGCCCTTTATTTTGTTGATGCATCAAGAACGGCAACAACCAATGACTATGCCCTTGCACAAAACCAAAAGCTTGGCGATCCAAACCCTAAATTCTATGGTGGCTTTGGCAATCATTTCTCTTTTAAAAATTTCGATCTGGATATTCAGTCGCAATTTGTTTCTGGTAATGATATTTATAATATGGCAGGTCCTTTCCAATCAGCAAACGGCGATTATTTTGATAACCAAACCATTGATCAGTTAAACTATTGGACACCTACCAACACCATCACCACCATCCCACAACCAAGGTTTGGTAAAGGAAATGGAACAGGCTCGTCATCCAGATGGATACAAGATGGGTCTTATCTGAGGATGAAGAGTGTAACCTTGGGCTATAATATTCCCAAAGCCTTTATAAGTAAGTATAAATTACAAAATGTAAGGATATACGCATCTGCTCTTAACCTATTTACCATAACTGGTTATAAAGGTTACGATCCGGAAGTGAATACCCCGAGTGGTGGCTCGCTCCAGTCTGACAACATTCAACTCGGTCACGATTTTTATACTCCACCACAAGCAAGAACCATTACTTTCGGTGTAAACATTGGCTTATAAAAACATTAGAATATGAAAAATTACAAAAATATATTAGCTGCATTTCTTATTGTTCTAAGCGCATCAGGCTGCAAAAAACAATTAGAAATAGATCCTAAACAAAATATAGATGCCGGTGTGGCACTAAACACAACAGCAGATGTTCAAAATGCGCTAACAGGCGCCTATACCTTTTTGGCTACTGGCGACCTATACGGAACAAATCTTGTCTTTCTGCCAGACCTTTATGCAAACAGTGGTTATTTAACTTGGAGGGGAACTTTTTCTACTTACGGCGACATTGCAGACAAAACAATTGTATCGAATAATTCCGATGTCACCCGAACTTGGGTAACCGCTTACAGCGCGATTAACACCGCCAACATTGTGCTTTCGGCACTAAATGTGGTAAGTGATGCAGATACAAAAAGTGTAATAGAAGGGAAAGCTTTATTTATTAGGGGTATTATGCATTTTGAACTGGTAAGATTGTACGCTTTGCCTTATGATGCATCTGGTGCTAATACAAACTTAGGCGTTCCTATTATTACAAAGGCAGTTAAAACAATAAATGATGTAACCAATTCAGTTGCGAGGAATACGGTTGGCGAGGTTTATGTTGCGGTAGAAAATGATTTAAAATCAGCGATCACTAAATTGGCTTCAGTTAATGATCAATATGCTGCAAAGGCTTTTTTAGCCAGGGTTTACCTACAGGAAGGCAAGTATGCTTTAGCAAGGGATATGGCCAATGATATTATTACTAATAGCCCGTATACGTTAATTACCAATTCTCTTGAAGCACCTTTTAGGACAAAAAATTCAAGTGAAGGTATTTTTGAAATCAAACAGAACGAACAAAGCAATGCAGGTACCTCTAACGATGGGCTAGCTACTTTTTATGCAAGCTATCAAAATGCTACTGGCGGAGATGTAGGCAGGGCTGATGCGCTGGTGAACCCCACTTTTTACAATTCGTTCGAAACTGATGATAAAAGAAAAACAGAAATGATTTATGATGGTACTGGTGCCAGAAATGGGCTTTTTACTAAAAAATGGTACAGCTTTTATGATAACCTACCTGTTTGCAGGGTTACAGAGCAATACCTCATCAGGGCAGAATGTAATTTTAGATTAGGTACTGATATTGGAGCTACACCAGCTGACGATATTAATACGTTAAGAACCAGGGCCGGATTAGGAGATGTTGTTCCAACTCTCGATATTATCTTAAATGAACGCGAAAAAGAACTGGATTATGAAGGTTTCAGGCTTCACGATTATAAACGTACCAAACGTTCAATCGGAACATTTGCCTATGATAACCCTAAATTGGTATTCCCGATTCCAGACCGTGAAATAAATGTGAACAAAGCATTAAAGCAAAATCCAGGCTACTAGCCCTAACCCTTATAAACAACAAAGCCTCCCGATTTACATCTGGAGGCTTTCTCGTTAAATATGATAAGTTATTAAAGCTTTTTCGCCGCTTCAATAATTTCTTCTACCACACCTGGATCGAGCAAGGTAGACGTATCGCCTAAATTAGCAGTATCTCCTTCGGCAATTTTACGCAGAATCCTGCGCATAATTTTGCCCGAACGTGTTTTGGGTAAACCAGAAACAAACAATATTTTATCAGGTTTGGCAATTGCCCCAATTACGCGGGTAACCGTTTGTAATATATCTTTTTTTGATAATTCTGCTTCGCCATGCATTTCAGGGTAGATTACAAACGCATAAATCCCCTGTCCTTTTACATCGTGCGGATAACCCACAACTGCACTTTCTACCACACCCGCATGCATGTTAATGGCATTTTCTACTTCAGCGGTTCCAATTCTATGCCCCGAAACATTTAATACATCATCAACACGACCTGTGATTCGATAATAACCATCTTCATCACGCAAACAGCCATCACCAGTAAAGTATAAATTCTCGTAAGTAGAGAAATAAGTCTGTTTGCAACGCTCATGGTCACCATAAGTGGTACGCAACATGCCTGGCCAGGGGAATTTAATACAAAGGTTTCCCATCACCCCATTTCCTTCAATTTCATTCCCGTTTTCATCTACCAAAATTGGCTGGATACCCGGTAAAGGCAATGTGGCAAAACTAGGTTTGGTTGGTGTTACGGTAGCAATGGGCGAAATCATAATCCCTCCGGTTTCCGTTTGCCACCAGGTATCAACAATAGGCGCTTTACCGTGCCCGATTTTCTCATCGAACCAATGCCATGCCTCTTCATTAATCGGCTCTCCTACCGAGCCTAAAACGCGGATTGAGCTTAAATCTTTACCGTTTAATGGTTCCTCACTAAAACTCATTAAAGAACGGATGGCTGTAGGTGCGGTATATAAGGTATTTACTTTATGTTTTTCTACAATATCCCAAAAACGGGAAGGGCTTGGGTAAGTCGGGATCCCTTCGAAAAGCACAGAGGTTGCACCTTGCGAAAGCGGCCCGTAAACGATATAAGAGTGACCGGTAATCCAGCCAATATCGGCTGTACAAAAATAAACCTCACCAGGCTGGTAATTAAACACATTGGAGAAGGTATAACCCGCATAAACCATATAACCTCCACAGGTATGCACCACACCTTTGGGTTTGCCGGTAGAACCAGATGTATATAGAATGAATAACATATCTTCTGCATCCATTTCTTCTGCCTCGCAGATATCGTTGACGTGTTTAACTTCATCTTCCCACCATACGTCCCTGCCTTTCAGCATGGAAACAGGTGTGCGAACATGGGTTAATACAATACATTTTTCTACAGTTGGGCAGCCAATTAAGGCATCATCGATTACATCTTTTAGAGGGATCTGTTTGTTGCCACGGTAAGCACCATCAGCCGTAATTACCACCTTACATTGCGAATCGTTAATCCGGTCGGCAATCGATTTAGCAGAAAATCCTCCAAAAATAACGGAGTGAACAGCACCAATCCTGGCACAAGCCAAAACAGCAATGGCCAGTTCAGGCACCATAGGCATGTAAATACAAATACGGTCGCCCTTTTTAGCACCATTACGTTTTAAAACATTGGCAAAACGGCAAACACGCTCATGCAACATTTTATAAGTATAAGTAACACTTTCTTCTTCCGGGTTATTGGGCTCCCAAATAATGGCTGGTTTATCTCCATTGGTAACCAAATGCCGGTCTAAACAATTTTCGGTGATGTTAAGTTTCGCACCTTCAAACCACTTGATATTTGGTTCGTTAAAGTTCCAGGATAATACCTTGAACCAGGGCTTGCGCCATTGAAAGTTCTGCGCCACTTCGCCCCAAAACTGCTCAGGGTTTTCTACGCTTTTCTTATAATCTTCTTCGTATTGCTTGAAAGATGTAATTTGCATTGCTCGTTCTTATGTATTGTATTAGTGGGGCTAATTTAAATAAATAATAATAAGAAGAAATAGTCTAATCGTATCAAAATGAATATCAAACGTTTGATTGGAAATATTTATTTTTAATCCAGTATGATCTAAAGATTATTTAATATCCGGCATGAACAACCATTACACAAACCTTCTCCACTTAT
This genomic interval carries:
- a CDS encoding RagB/SusD family nutrient uptake outer membrane protein yields the protein MKNYKNILAAFLIVLSASGCKKQLEIDPKQNIDAGVALNTTADVQNALTGAYTFLATGDLYGTNLVFLPDLYANSGYLTWRGTFSTYGDIADKTIVSNNSDVTRTWVTAYSAINTANIVLSALNVVSDADTKSVIEGKALFIRGIMHFELVRLYALPYDASGANTNLGVPIITKAVKTINDVTNSVARNTVGEVYVAVENDLKSAITKLASVNDQYAAKAFLARVYLQEGKYALARDMANDIITNSPYTLITNSLEAPFRTKNSSEGIFEIKQNEQSNAGTSNDGLATFYASYQNATGGDVGRADALVNPTFYNSFETDDKRKTEMIYDGTGARNGLFTKKWYSFYDNLPVCRVTEQYLIRAECNFRLGTDIGATPADDINTLRTRAGLGDVVPTLDIILNEREKELDYEGFRLHDYKRTKRSIGTFAYDNPKLVFPIPDREINVNKALKQNPGY
- a CDS encoding TonB-dependent receptor, whose translation is MKKLLFSMLLSLGVISFAFAQGKVITGKVTSVSGPIPGVSVFVKGLPANGTQSDASGAFKLTVADDAKTLVFSFIGYKAKELPITGQTINVNLDEENNTLSDVVVVGYGTQNKRDVTGSIARVTAADLKDKPLTTIESALQGKAPGVFINSGSGKLGQALQIRVRGISSISASNQPLFVIDGVPIVSEALGTYTEADNPLAAISPDDIESMEVLKDAASAAIYGARGSNGVVLITTKKGKEGRTNIDFGYYAGFSDPTKKGEFLNADQYRQLLDASFKYNNYDNGDYANAAEMWKDYTGTDDWTGNNNTNWVNEAFRKGHTQQYNLNINGGDAKTRFMLSGNYNNNDGIIVSNRYVRTGGRLSVDHTVSKILDVGGSVNISKVDNYRIPTDNAFSNPLQLNALPPIQPVRDASGQLNGSTVYYNSLIDYDNGKNLSTTYRTFANAYASLKITPDLVFRSEYGFDFNNLEEEQFLGSKTQDGGSTGGYSSDYMAKSINFNTNNTLNYTKTFNEKHNLNVLAGFAFQDTKFRYSSVTGTTLPSDSFTKIASAAVISAGESSETRHTFVSYLARVNYKYEEKYLLSASIRTDGSSRFGVNNRYGTFPAVSAGWIINQEEFLKSSSWVSVLKLRGSYGLTGNAEIGDFASRNLYRGVNYAGVGGTRPSQLGDPNLSWENTTNYNIGLDFGLFSDRISGTVEYYKKKTTDLLLNAPIAATNGFSTITRNIGDMQNKGFEFSLNTRNFVGEFKWSTSFNISLNRNKVLRLVDDQPIYPGGRFLGRIAVGEPLGYFYGKAYAGVDPANGDALYFVDASRTATTNDYALAQNQKLGDPNPKFYGGFGNHFSFKNFDLDIQSQFVSGNDIYNMAGPFQSANGDYFDNQTIDQLNYWTPTNTITTIPQPRFGKGNGTGSSSRWIQDGSYLRMKSVTLGYNIPKAFISKYKLQNVRIYASALNLFTITGYKGYDPEVNTPSGGSLQSDNIQLGHDFYTPPQARTITFGVNIGL
- a CDS encoding pitrilysin family protein, translated to MKFKLFTLACFLITGSLAKAQTIYQWKTGTSGGFTYKYVTNDPTKTRFYTLKNGLTVILSQNNKEPNITYKMAVRAGSNTDPRTNTGLAHYLEHLLFKGTDKFGTLNYAKEKPLLDKIEALYETYIKTTDPAKRKEIYKEIDKTSGEASNYSIANEYDKMMKSIGSNATNAHTAVEETVYEEDLPSNAIDKFLAVQAERFRNPVFRIFHTELEAVYEEKNIGMDNDGRKMYEKMLYALFPTHNYGQQTTIGTVEHLKNPSLVEIRKYYNKYYVPNNMALIMSGDINYDDLIKKIDKDFAYMVPKPFALYNPAPEKPLTQVQTVDIYGPSAENLYIAYRGFAQNTHQSLLLDLIGSILSNGKAGLMDININQQQKMLRAGAGYNSMKDYGIFILSGSPKAGQSLEEAQKLLLEQVELLKKGEFDESLIKATVANIKLAELQSFDNNDVRADFAMNAFIQNRGTEWDKTLASTDAMAKVTKKEIVEFANKFFINNYAAILKHKGEDKSIVKVEKPTITAVKTNANEVSPFTKNIIDAPVKPIAPKFLDYTKDLNFGKAGIADVIAIQNTENGIFRMGYRFDMGSYNYKLLPYAAQYLSFLSTDKYSAEDISKAFYNIACSYSINVGTDVTTVSITGLQENFDKAVALLEDVLAHCKPNEKALEDLKGRLLKSRDNNKLNKSSILSGLMSYAQYGADNPFNYGLTNDEIKNIKSADLIYLLHNLTNYKHTITYYGPKTLPAFSADIVKAHPLAKEFTDAAPLKKFVYTKTDSNKVYFADYDMVQAEIRWVRNGGLYDPANAAKIALFNNYFGGGMGSVVFQTIRESKALAYSTFAVYSSPNTKEKENAIIAYVGTQADKMNEAVAGMNELLTTLPESDKSFDLSKANTLNGLETNRITKDGIINSYLADKKLGFDHDSRIDEYANLKPLTFNDVKSFHQNNLSGKPYSYCVVASEKKINMADLAKFGPVTKLSLEQIFGY
- a CDS encoding glycoside hydrolase family 130 protein, which translates into the protein MSDIARRFPENPILCPKELNASRAGLEIVCLLNPGVFTFQNKIWLLVRVAERPAQKQGLISFPVLRKNGIEIIEIAESDPALADNDPRVINYQGADYLTTLSHLRLVCSDDGVHFYQPAGYPLLQGEGEDETFGIEDCRVSLIDNTYYLTFTSVSAHGVGVGLRTTKDWKRFEKHGMIIPPHNKDCAIFEECINGKFYALHRPSSVALGGNYIWLAESPDGIHWGKHKCIVKTRPNHWDSARVGAGAAPIKTVEGWLEIYHGANGKHQYCLGAFLMDLNDPSKVLARTEEPIMVPTADYELHGFFGEVVFTNGHIVNGDELTIYYGAADEFVCGAKFSVKEILSTLKYA
- a CDS encoding CsbD family protein, which codes for MDKLELKGKWNEIKGKVKQAYGDLTDDDLKHEEGQDDELLGKLQQKTGKGRDELVKWINSL
- the acs gene encoding acetate--CoA ligase; translated protein: MQITSFKQYEEDYKKSVENPEQFWGEVAQNFQWRKPWFKVLSWNFNEPNIKWFEGAKLNITENCLDRHLVTNGDKPAIIWEPNNPEEESVTYTYKMLHERVCRFANVLKRNGAKKGDRICIYMPMVPELAIAVLACARIGAVHSVIFGGFSAKSIADRINDSQCKVVITADGAYRGNKQIPLKDVIDDALIGCPTVEKCIVLTHVRTPVSMLKGRDVWWEDEVKHVNDICEAEEMDAEDMLFILYTSGSTGKPKGVVHTCGGYMVYAGYTFSNVFNYQPGEVYFCTADIGWITGHSYIVYGPLSQGATSVLFEGIPTYPSPSRFWDIVEKHKVNTLYTAPTAIRSLMSFSEEPLNGKDLSSIRVLGSVGEPINEEAWHWFDEKIGHGKAPIVDTWWQTETGGIMISPIATVTPTKPSFATLPLPGIQPILVDENGNEIEGNGVMGNLCIKFPWPGMLRTTYGDHERCKQTYFSTYENLYFTGDGCLRDEDGYYRITGRVDDVLNVSGHRIGTAEVENAINMHAGVVESAVVGYPHDVKGQGIYAFVIYPEMHGEAELSKKDILQTVTRVIGAIAKPDKILFVSGLPKTRSGKIMRRILRKIAEGDTANLGDTSTLLDPGVVEEIIEAAKKL